In Candidatus Deferrimicrobium sp., the DNA window ACCGATACCTGTGCGGAGAGGAGGAACTGTAAGTGAATACAGAATTGCAGGAGCGTCCGGACCAGGGGATCCCCCCTTCGGAGGAGCTCCTATCGGCTTGTCGTTTGTGCCCCAGGGAGTGCGGCGTGAACCGCCTCGAAGGGGAGCGGGGGTTCTGCGGCGCGGGGAAGCTCGCGCGCGTCGCCGCCGTTTCCGTACACCACGGCGAGGAACCGCCGATTTCGGGGACGCGCGGCTCGGGGACGATCTTTTTCAGTCACTGCAACATGAAGTGCCTCTTCTGCCAGAATTACCCGATCAGCCAGTACGGGAACGGGAGGGAGATGGACACGGAAACGCTGGCGGGGGAGATGCTTCGGATCCGGGACCAGGGGGTTCACAACGTCAATTTCGTAACTCCCACCCCGCACATGCCGCAGATGCTGGAGGCGGTTCTTCTGGCTCGCGAAAAGGGATTCGACCTCCCGGTCGTCTACAACACGAACGGGTACGACACGCTCGAAACGCTCGCGCTCCTCGACGGCGTCGTCGACATCTACCTGCCGGACGCGAAATACCTTTCGTCGGAGCTTGCCGACACGGCCTCCGGAACCCCCGACTATGCGCGGCACAATGAAGTCGCCATCGCCGAGATGGTGCGCCAGGTCGGGTTCCTCTCCGCCGGCGACGACGGCATCGCCACCCAGGGGGTCCTCGTCCGCCATCTCGTCCTTCCGGGAAGGGTCGGGGAGACGGAGGCGGTGCTGGCGTACCTGGCGGAAAGGCACGGTCCGGAGCTTCCCCTGTCCCTGATGGGGCAATATTTTCCGGCATGGCAGGCCGCGACCATCGGCGGATTCGATAGGAAGGTGACGCGAAAAGAGTACGACCGGGCGATCGAGGCCGCGGAGCGGCGTGGATTCCGGAACGTTTTCATACAGGAACGATAGTGCCCAAGCGCGACGACCTGAAAAAGATCATGCTCATCGGCTCCGGTCCGATCATCATCGGACAGGCGTGCGAGTTCGACTATTCGGGGACCCAGGCATGCAAGGCCCTCCGCGAGGAAGGATACGAGGTCGTCCTCGTCAACAGCAACCCGGCCACGATCATGACAGACACCGACTTCGCCGACCGGACCTACATCGAGCCGATCACTCCGGAAATCGTCGGGAAAATCATCGAGCGGGAACGCCCCGACGCGCTCTTGCCCACCATCGGCGGGCAGACGGGACTGAATATCGCCATTTCCCTGTACGAGATGGGGATTTTGCAGAAGTTCGGCGTGGAACTGATCGGCGCAAGCTTTGAAGCGATCCAGAAGGCGGAGGACCGGAACCTCTTTCGGAAGGCGATGGAGAAACTGGGGCTGACGGTTCCCCGGTCCGGGTACATCCGCTCCCTTGAAGAGGCCCTCCGGGTCATCCCGGACATCGGGTACCCGGCGATCATCCGCCCTTCCTTCACGCTCGGGGGAACGGGCGCGGGAATCGCCTACAACCGTGAGGAGTTCGAGGATGCCATCCGCTGGGCGCTGGACGCCTCTCCGAAGCACACCGTCCTCGTCGAGCAGTCGGTCATCGGCTGGAAGGAGTTCGAGCTGGAAGTGATGCGCGACCTGGCCGACAACGTGGTCATCGTCTGCTCGATTGAAAACCTCGACCCGATGGGAGTGCACACCGGCGACTCGATCACCGTGGCCCCGGCGCAGACTCTGACCGACAAGGAGTACCAGATCATGCGCAACGCGGCACTGCGCATCATCCGGGAGATCGGCGTCGACACCGGCGGGAGCAACATCCAGTTCGCCGTCCACCCGGAGACCGGCGAGATGGTGATCATCGAAATGAACCCGCGCGTCTCCCGCTCCTCGGCGCTGGCGTCGAAGGCCACCGGGTTCCCCATCGCGAAGATCGCGGCCAAGCTCGCCGTCGGCTACACACTCGACGAGATCCGCAACGACATCACGCGGGAAACCCCCGCCTCCTTCGAACCGACCATCGACTACGTGGTGACGAAAATCCCCCGGTTCACCTTCGAGAAGTTCCCCCAGACCGAGGATGTGCTCGGCACGCAGATGAAATCAGTGGGGGAGGTGATGGCGATCGGCCGAACCTTCAAGGAGTCCCTCCAGAAGGCGATCCGTTCGCTGGAGACCGGCGTGTACGGATTCGAGGAGATGATTCTTCCGGCAACTACTCCGAATCCGGCGGCCCGCCGGAAGACGATCACCGAAAAACTGCGCAAGCCCAACTCCCTTCGGCTTTTCTACATCGGGGAGGCGTTTCGCGACGGGTGGACGGTCGAGGAGATCCAGGAGGCGACCGGTGTCGACCCGTGGTTCCTCGAGAACATCCGGCAGATCATCGCTATGGAGGGCGAGATCCGGGAAAGGGCGGAGACCTTCCGGAAGGAGGCGGCGACACACCCGGCCGCGGTCGGTCCCTTCCTTCACCGGGTGAAGGGGAACGGATTCTCCGATCGTCGACTCTCGAAGCTCCTCGGGGTCGGCGAGGACGACATCCGCAGGATCCGGTACGCCGCGGGGGTGCGGGCGGTCTACAAGCGGGTCGACACCTGCGGGGCGGAGTTCGAGGCGCATACCCCGTACCTCTATTCGTCGTACGAGCACGAGAGCGAGGGGGACCCGACCGATCGGAAGAAAGTGGTGATCCTGGGTGGGGGTCCGAACCGGATCGGCCAGGGGATCGAGTTCGACTACTGCTGCGTCCACGGTGTCTTCGCCCTGCGCGAGGAAGGATTCGAGACGATCATGGTGAACTGCAACCCGGAGACCGTCTCCACCGACTACGACTCCTCCGATCGCCTGTATTTCGAACCCCTGACGAAGGAGGACGTCCTCGCGATCATCGAGGAGGAGAAGCCGGTCGGCGTGATCGTCCAGTTCGGCGGTCAGACGCCGTTGAAGCTCGCCGTCCCCC includes these proteins:
- a CDS encoding radical SAM protein, translating into MNTELQERPDQGIPPSEELLSACRLCPRECGVNRLEGERGFCGAGKLARVAAVSVHHGEEPPISGTRGSGTIFFSHCNMKCLFCQNYPISQYGNGREMDTETLAGEMLRIRDQGVHNVNFVTPTPHMPQMLEAVLLAREKGFDLPVVYNTNGYDTLETLALLDGVVDIYLPDAKYLSSELADTASGTPDYARHNEVAIAEMVRQVGFLSAGDDGIATQGVLVRHLVLPGRVGETEAVLAYLAERHGPELPLSLMGQYFPAWQAATIGGFDRKVTRKEYDRAIEAAERRGFRNVFIQER
- the carB gene encoding carbamoyl-phosphate synthase large subunit, with the protein product MPKRDDLKKIMLIGSGPIIIGQACEFDYSGTQACKALREEGYEVVLVNSNPATIMTDTDFADRTYIEPITPEIVGKIIERERPDALLPTIGGQTGLNIAISLYEMGILQKFGVELIGASFEAIQKAEDRNLFRKAMEKLGLTVPRSGYIRSLEEALRVIPDIGYPAIIRPSFTLGGTGAGIAYNREEFEDAIRWALDASPKHTVLVEQSVIGWKEFELEVMRDLADNVVIVCSIENLDPMGVHTGDSITVAPAQTLTDKEYQIMRNAALRIIREIGVDTGGSNIQFAVHPETGEMVIIEMNPRVSRSSALASKATGFPIAKIAAKLAVGYTLDEIRNDITRETPASFEPTIDYVVTKIPRFTFEKFPQTEDVLGTQMKSVGEVMAIGRTFKESLQKAIRSLETGVYGFEEMILPATTPNPAARRKTITEKLRKPNSLRLFYIGEAFRDGWTVEEIQEATGVDPWFLENIRQIIAMEGEIRERAETFRKEAATHPAAVGPFLHRVKGNGFSDRRLSKLLGVGEDDIRRIRYAAGVRAVYKRVDTCGAEFEAHTPYLYSSYEHESEGDPTDRKKVVILGGGPNRIGQGIEFDYCCVHGVFALREEGFETIMVNCNPETVSTDYDSSDRLYFEPLTKEDVLAIIEEEKPVGVIVQFGGQTPLKLAVPLEKEGVPILGTSPESIDRAEDRERFAEMLDLLGLSQPPNGIARSTPEAVAIAARIRYPVLLRPSYVLGGRAMEIVHDEEGLRRYLTEAVSASEAKPVLVDRFLEDAIEIDVDAISDGETVVVGGIMEHIEEAGVHSGDSACSLPPHSISSATIAEITRQTKALASELSVIGLMNVQFAIQRGKIFILEVNPRASRTIPFVSKAIGVPLAKLAAKVMAGRKLADLGFISEVVPRHVCVKEAVFPFIKFPDVDTLLGPEMKSTGEVMGIDKTFGTAFAKAQIAAGMILPRSGKVFLSVRDEDKEGVFAAAEMLTRCGFSLVATHGTAAFLTSRGLPCDTVRKVNEGRPHVADLIRSGEIALVINTPLGAQSKADSYYIRRASLVYNIPYFTTLAAARAVSLAISALIADDLSVRSLQEYHGTIGKAAPGAR